ATCGAAGAACTCCGTCACGTGACAGGGTGGGAGATTGTCGTATCGGATAAGGTGCAACAACAAGCGTTGATACGTTTAGCTGAACAGATCACTCCTGGTGTGATCAAGACACCCAGTGTGTACCTTGTCAAAAAAGCAGTAGGGGTACGGACAGAGCAACATCTATCCTCAGAAGTCATCGAGGCATTTGCTCGTCAAACAAAGTGGCACTTGCAAGCCGAGTGAAAGGAGAACAACACATGCATGTACGCAGCCTAGAGATGAAACGAAAAAATGGGACCACCTACCGGTTAGAAACGGATCTAACGGATGAAGCGATTCGCAAGCAGTATCCAAAAGATAGTCTCGTTAGTGAACACGCCCTACGAGGGAAATCTTTCACAAGCGAAGAGGATGATGTGTGATGTCCCAAGCGCGATTTCTGGTCATCGACACAGAAACAACAGGTACAAACCCATTAGAAGATACGATCGTCGAAGTGTCTGCCATGTGGGTAGTCGGTCTTAAGCCCTAAATTGTATTTGAGACTTATCCCTTATCTATTAATCTTATATTATTAGTGAAGGTGATTGGTGTATGCAGAGAAAACAATACACCTTGGAGTTCAAACAACAGGTGCTTCAGGAAGTGCACGAGGTGGGCAATGCTGCCCAAGTTACACGTCGGCACGGTCTTACCCCGAAGATGGTCTATAACCGGATGAAAAGATCCAACCACCATGACTGGCAAACCACATCTCCTAAGGCAAAGAAAGTTGCCAGTTATCTTGTTTCTTCTGCTGAGTTTAAGGATCTTGAGACGACACCATGATCTCGTCGTGAACAAGAAGAAGGTGTATCGACTTTGTGCAGAGCTGGATATTGTAGAGCCGCAGCACAGAAAAGAATTCAGCATCCGAGACGATTGGCAAACAATCATGAGCTTTCGGAATCAAACCAACTCTGGGAAATGGACATCAAGTATGTGTCCATCCATGGTGAACATCGATTCTTCTTCCTGATGCGTAATTGATGTGTACGACCGAGCGATCGTTGACTATCACATCGGACTTTCCTGTGAAGGGCATCATACGGAACAGAGATTGCAACGTGTTTTGTGGAAGAGGCAAATGTTTGAGAACGATAGCCGACCTGTCATTCGAACGGATAACGAACCGCAATAGGGGCTGTGAGGGAGTAGGTGTGACGCATGAGCGCATTCCGCCAAACAAGAATGCATATACATTGAAATGTTCCATTCACAGGTAGAAAGCGACCGACTGTCTACTACAGAGTTTGAGAACTACCAAGCAGCGTACGTAGTCGTGACAAAATAAATGCCTTTTTACAACCAAAGCGAAGTTCATGGCAGTTTATATGATTTGACATCGGAACAGTTCATTCGTGCAATTGTAATTCGTGAGGTGAACCCATTTGTTGTCAAGATCTGATCAAGCAATCTTACGATTGAATGCGAATAGGGGAGCAAGGCTCTGAAATTGAGGGGGTAACTCGTTCAGCAATTTTCTACAATCACTTATGGGTAATGCTAAGGACTTTAGCCATGGGGAGGAGGTCAAACACTATTGATTTGTCATCATACCCGTAGTAAATGAGGCAGTTGATTAAAAAAGGATCACCACATATATGGGTGATCCCAATCGTTTTATGCACCGTGAACCATACTCCACATGCGAGATTGATGCCATGGATGACGAGGATCAATGCGCTGCGCATATAACCAATTTACTGCGTTAGCACGTTGGGTTGGACTGATGGACACATTCATAACGCTGCTCATGTGGTCGACAAAGGCCGCACACCCATCTGGGGTAGATAGCAATTCGCGTGAACAATTGTTCCTCAAGCAATGATGTGCTCGCCGCCAGTAAAGAGGATTCGCGATACGTGCGCGAAAGGCATCTACGAGTCTAGGATCGAGAGCCATTTATTTTCACCCCCTTTCCATAGATGACTGTAGGTATTTCGATACCGTGTTAGTGCAACAAGGGGCCATACTTTAGGATATAAGTGATAACGAATGTGTAAAGCACCAGGGAATGCTGATCCTGTGGGAACGAGTTCACGCCACTGGGATTTTTCAAATGACTCGATCAACCAAGATGCGCTGCGATGGCTTGCATGAGATAGGCGCTTCTTCTCCAGATCATTGGTCTCCACCGAATACAAATAAAGAAGAGTTTCAAGAGCCCAAGCCGTTTGCGATGGAAGTCCCTGTTGTAAAGGAGTATAACAACCCAAAGTATCACTTTTACACGACTCTCCGAAACTACCGTCTCTTTGTTGAATGAGTAGTAACCAGTTACGTGCTCGCTGTAGTGGTTTATTTGTATCGATCATCTTGCTTACGCACAGTGCCCGTACAACGCACCACGTGCCGTAGAGATACGTATTGCCCCAGCGTCCGTACCAAGAACCATCCTTTTCCTGTGCATGCAAGAGCCAACGCACGGCGCGATGAATGGCGGGGTCGGTTGCTACCATCTGCTGGTGATTAAGGAAAAACTCTATCACTCTAGCCGTAATGTCCGGAGTGGACGGGTCTGCAATAGCATGCCTCATGTCGTTACTTGGGATGTTTTCCATCCAACGCTTCCCACAGTTTTGGTCAAAGGCGGACCAACCACCGTCGGAGTTTTGTCGGGAGATTAACCACTGAACACCAAGTTGCCACTGAGAGTAATTACAATCGGATGCATCAGCGAGTGCCTCAAGACATGCGACGGTGTCATCCGTATCGGGATGTCGGGTGTTGTTACTGGAGAATCCCCAGCCACCAGGCATCGTGAACGCCTGGTGATACGCATCCCACTGCGAAATGTGCTGATGGTTTACTAGATAACGCATTGCAGAACGAACGTTTGAATGACTTAGAGGCAACCCTGCATCGCGTACAGCACGTAGGGTGAGTGCTGTATTCCAGATATGAGCGTCACAAGTTTGTTGATGGTTTTTTGCTTCACCAAACGGACAGCCCCATGATCGACGGATTACATTCACAGTTTGTCGAATGTCTGGATGTGTCAACTCATATCCCATGGCTAATTGCGCAAATAGAAATAAAAATGTAGAAGAGTGATACCCTGCGAGTGTGCCATCAAGTTCACGCTGACTGTTGAGGTAATGCATACATCTCCGTAGCAATGTCGTTGGAACTGACATACCCCGTTTATGTTTTGATCTCCTTTGCAACTTTATTACAGAACCATAGGCCATCAAATGCCCCAATTTTCGGGTTGATACAACAGGTGACACATACTGATGGGCAGATACGATGATCATTGAGGCGATATGCAAACGTGTAAAGGTGACAATGTCTTGCATCTTTACTGGGGATAGGTCACTCCATAACCAAGCGTATAATGTCGGTGAAGGCAAATGTATCCAGGAAATCTCTCCACCAATTGCGAGAAGCATTTTTGTAAGATTGCGGCAAGCCTTCAGCCCTCCTGATCGCAAAATGAACTGTTCTGTTGCCAGACGTTCGTCAGGATACTCATCCCAAGCATCGTATAGGGTCATAGCATAATAACATTCAACTGTAGTTGAAAGATCGCCGGGTGAATCTGGATACGGACTCCAAGAACCGTCTGTATTTTGTGTTTCTCGCATGCGATCAATTAACCCCTGTATCCAGATCGGATCACGATAATTGAGCAAATATAAGAAAGAAGCTGTCTGTGCATCTGGCATGATCCCCATTTCAAATCCATGTTGCCATGATCCATCAGTTGCTTGTTCGTTCAAGAGGGAAGTGACCGCTTTCTGGATAATGCGTTGAACGACTACACCGCGGTCAACCGCAGACTGATGGATATGGTATCCCATACGGCCCCTCCCCTTTCGACTCATTATATTTTTAGAATGGTAAGAATGATCGGAATCCATGACTAAGCACTTGAAAGACTCGATACTCATCTTCTATTTTACTGAAACCATATCTAAGTCCCTCTACTGTTACTCAACCAAACTATGCTAAGAGTCTGCAGGTGTTTAGACGTTTTCATCTTATTACGCACCCTTAGGGCAATTGTATGAAGAGAATGGTATGCATGATGATGTCTATCCTTTTGCAAAAACAAGTAAAGTAAGATTTACGCATATCATGATGAAGGAACAGTGATAACATTACAAAAAATGAAATTGACACTTTGATTCTAATGTTTATTTCATACTAGAAATGGGCTCTTAGTGGATGAACCTATAAATGATACTAATAAAAACGTTGGGTAACTATTTAATGACTCCCTTATAAATAAAAATAGAAGAAAAATCTTCAAAGACACTTGTAGACTAGATCTAAAGAATCTCAATCAGTTATACGATCTATAAATGATACGTATATAAATGAAGAAGTCACTTCTATATATCGGGTATGTGAATGATTCATCCGTATTCAAACAGAAAACTGTGTGATATCGTATGGGTTCCTTAAATAAAACATTCTATTTTATACGTAATTGAGACTCCTTATATCGAATACTTACAACATATACAAAACACTCAATTTGATCCATGGGTGTCTTGTATATGTTCATTACAGATCATTAATACCCGCCCATACCTGCTTCACTAGCAGGTGCAATTAAGACAAACAGAACAAAGATAATGAGAAATACAACAGCCCATCTTGTATACCCACCAAACGCGCCCATTTTATACCCACCTCTCATAGAATAGAATGTTTAGTGCCCGCCCATTCCAATACCTGCAGCCCCACCAAAAGCTGGAATCAGTAAGAAAAACAATACAAAAATAATGAGGAACACCACAGCCCATTGCGTGTATCCTCCAAAAGTACCCATGATCAAATCACCCTTTTCTGTTAATGCATAACCCTATAGTACTCTAAGCAGTCTTTGACCGTATGTGCTTACAACCATTTATTAGGATTAATTAGCGAATTTTCATCTAGATTTAGGCTTTTTAGAAGACTCTTCAAAACACATAGTTACATAAATAAAAATAAAAAAATGAAATTAATTCCGTATAATTGGTGTTGTACATACGATAATTCAGTATTCGATCTTTGTTACTTAAAATAGGCCATAATAGGCATATGCTGTTTCAAAGTTGCTACAATGAAATACATTAGAAATATCCCCTGATGTCATTCCTTAATGGCCCACCACTAACCACGGAAACTACCCCTTTGGTTAGTGGTGGGCCATGCTGAGTTTTATAGAACATCAGATCCATAAGCAGAAGCATCAAAAACAAACGATCGTGTTACAAGCACCTACGAAAGCAGTTGCAGCAACAAGGCACAGCTTCAACTCGTGGGTAACTCAAACAAATCGGACAACGAGAAACCCGTTGGATGTCGGATGTAACCCATCATGTATCAAAGACTCTCGTAGAGTGATATGGAATTGGGATGTAAATGTCAACACAAACTTGTACACTTTCGCTTGTTTAAGTATGTACAAAATCAATCATCATCTTTAGCGAGATGATTCTTCAACCGGTAGGATTCGCTTACAATGGTAACGACAGTCGCATGATGTAGGATACGATCAGGAATAACGTTGGACAGTTTCGGTTTACGAAACACTTCATCTGGTGCTCTGAAGTTCACATTTGTTGTCAAAATTGTACTTCGTTTTTCATAGTGAATATCCATCAGTTGAAAAAAATAACTTTGCATTTTTTGGTTCAATCGGTAGATAACCGATCTCATCAATAATGAGTAGTTTCTACTTAGTATCATACTTTAATCTAGCTTCTGAACGATTTTCTAGCATCACTCGTTTTAAGTTCTGAATCAGATCATGACATGTAATAAAGTAAGTGCTAATACGTTTCTTGACTGCAGCGATTCCCATAGAGGGGCGACTCTAGATAACATGCAGGATCAGTCTATGATTCTGGCCGTACAAGATACGACCATGTTTACTTTCACCTTGCACCGAAAGGCCGAAGGACTGGGACCTATCGGACAGACAGGTTTGTCTGGTTTTTTCCTACACCGTTGCCTTCCGTATCTATCAAGGGGGTCCCGCAAGGAATCTTGGCCCACCGTTTGTGGACTTGCTCTACTGAGGATAAGGGAAAACGGGAACTCCGTAGACAACGTCCTTTGGAAGACAAAGAGAGCGTACGTTGGATCGACGTTACGAAAGAAGCACGAACTGTCATTCCTGATTCTACCAAAGTAATCATGGTCGGAGACAGGGAAAGTGGTATCTTTGATCTGTTCCTTCTCGCAGTCAACAACCATGATTTTTTGGTTCGGGCCGCCTGGGATCGCCGACTTCATGATTCGGATGACCATCTCTAGCATGCTGTTGAGAACGCCCCCGTCCTTGGTCAAACAACCATCAAAGTACCACGTAGAGACGAACGCCCTGAACGGGAGGCCATCCTTACCTTACAGGCTGCAACGGTAACCTTAAGGACGCCACCTCATCGAAAGAAGGAGAATCTGGCACCCCCCACAGTGAACGCCCTACTCGTGCGAGAACAACCGCCTCAGGATGGCGAACCACCAATCGAGTGGATGGTTTTGACCACGTTACCTATCACCACTTTTGAAGAAGCTCTACCATGTTTAACTTGGGTTGGTGGATTGAGCGATTCCATTACATCCTAAAAAGTGGTTGTCAAATAGAAAAGCTTCAGTTGGAGACGAAAGATCGGCTCATGCGTGCACTCGCAGTATACAGCATTGCGGCCTCGCGTTTGCTACGGCTTACTTATCAGGCTAGGTAAACGCCAGAGTTACCCTGCACGGAAGCGCTCAGAGAAAGCGAATGGCAGGCCCTCTATACAGCGACGAACAAGACAACCGTTCTTCCCGAGCAACCTCCGAATATGCAAACCGCTGTACTGTGGATTGCCAAACTCGGTGGTTTTCTCGGACGCAAACGCGATGGCAATCCCGGCTTAAAGGTGCTCTGGCAAGGCTTCCGCCGACTCCATGATCTAACTACGATGTGGGAGATCCTAAACCCGCCTAATATTTATGGGTAATGCTAAGGCCTAAAGGCATGGGGAGTGGTCACCCAATTTAGATGTCAACGACCCAGATGTCATAGTGGGATCGCTTCCCTGGTCTTCAAATTTCCCACGATCTGTGAGAAGTCGGAATTAAACTGAAAAACGATTGAATATCCACGATCGTTGTTCAAGAGTGGAGATTATTTTACATTAAATTTAATACTTCTTGTGCAAGAATTTTCCTGTCTCTAAGGAGTCGAGATGAATGGCGTGTTTTTCCTCCTCATGATATACTATCAGTAGTGTTAGTGAATAAGGTATATATTGTATGGAGCTTGACAGTAATTATCATTCAGTGTTCTTGAAGTATTACCATCTGATTTTGGTTATCAAGTACCGGCGTAAAGTGATTGATGATGCCATTACGGACTGGTTGCGTAAGATTTTTGAGTACATACAGCCAAATGACAGCATCACGCTTCAAGAATGGAATCACAATCGTGATCATGTCCATGTTTTGTTCAAGGCACATCCCAATTCCGAACTATCTAAGTTAATCAACGCTTACAAAAGCGCGTCATCAAGACTAATAAAAAAAGAATTTTCAATCATAATAGCAAGTGGTATGTGAACCTTGCCTATGTGACAGAAGCAGTCGCGCCACTCACAGAGATTCAAAACGCGGCGGGCATTGACCTTGGATTGCTTTCGCTGATTGCCACCTTGGATGGGGAATTCTTCGAAAATCCCAAGTGGTTACAGAAGAGCGAAAAGCGGCTGAAGCGCAAGCAACGACAGCTTTTCCGCAAAAAGAAAGGCAACAAGAACCACGAAAAGGCCAAACATGAACTCGGACATATTCACGACCATGCGGCAAACCAGCGTAAAGACCATCTGTACAAAGTGAGCTGATCTTTGGTGGATTGTTATGACCTGATGTGCATAGAGGATGTGCAAGTGAAAGGGATGATGAAAAATCATCGACTTGCAAAATCTATGGAAAATACAGGATGGGGAAGGTTGACGGCCTACATCGAATACAAGGCAACATCCGCTGGGAAAATGCCATTAAAGTTCCACCCCATCACACATCACAACTTTGCAGTAGCGGTTGCGGAACGATTGTAAAGAAAGACCTATCGGTGCGAATCCACAAGTGTCCAGCATGTGGATTAGACATGGATCGTGATGTAAACGCAGCGATTAACATGCTGCATCGAGGTTTAGAAATACTACAGAAAGTCAGCTAACTTGTATGCGCCACATAGGCATGGAACGTGCCGAATCCACGCTTGCGGAGATCATGTAAGACTTGCTACGGCAGACGGTGGTCGATGGAATAAGAAGCTTACACCTCTAAGCGAAGGAGGGAGCAGTTCACTCATAGTATGTACTTTGGAGGAATAATATCATGATATCAAAAGTTAATCTTGCAGAAAAATTTTCATTGTTTGAAGATCTGTGGCATCCTCGAGTTGTCGGGGAACTTAATGATTCCTATGTAAAGCTTGCGAAGTTAAGCGGGGAATTCGTTT
This window of the Sulfoacidibacillus ferrooxidans genome carries:
- a CDS encoding helix-turn-helix domain-containing protein — protein: MQRKQYTLEFKQQVLQEVHEVGNAAQVTRRHGLTPKMVYNRMKRSNHHDWQTTSPKAKKVASYLVSSAEFKDLETTP
- a CDS encoding prenyltransferase/squalene oxidase repeat-containing protein — encoded protein: MGYHIHQSAVDRGVVVQRIIQKAVTSLLNEQATDGSWQHGFEMGIMPDAQTASFLYLLNYRDPIWIQGLIDRMRETQNTDGSWSPYPDSPGDLSTTVECYYAMTLYDAWDEYPDERLATEQFILRSGGLKACRNLTKMLLAIGGEISWIHLPSPTLYAWLWSDLSPVKMQDIVTFTRLHIASMIIVSAHQYVSPVVSTRKLGHLMAYGSVIKLQRRSKHKRGMSVPTTLLRRCMHYLNSQRELDGTLAGYHSSTFLFLFAQLAMGYELTHPDIRQTVNVIRRSWGCPFGEAKNHQQTCDAHIWNTALTLRAVRDAGLPLSHSNVRSAMRYLVNHQHISQWDAYHQAFTMPGGWGFSSNNTRHPDTDDTVACLEALADASDCNYSQWQLGVQWLISRQNSDGGWSAFDQNCGKRWMENIPSNDMRHAIADPSTPDITARVIEFFLNHQQMVATDPAIHRAVRWLLHAQEKDGSWYGRWGNTYLYGTWCVVRALCVSKMIDTNKPLQRARNWLLLIQQRDGSFGESCKSDTLGCYTPLQQGLPSQTAWALETLLYLYSVETNDLEKKRLSHASHRSASWLIESFEKSQWRELVPTGSAFPGALHIRYHLYPKVWPLVALTRYRNTYSHLWKGGENKWLSILDS
- a CDS encoding transposase, yielding MNLAYVTEAVAPLTEIQNAAGIDLGLLSLIATLDGEFFENPKWLQKSEKRLKRKQRQLFRKKKGNKNHEKAKHELGHIHDHAANQRKDHLYKVS
- a CDS encoding zinc ribbon domain-containing protein; this encodes MVKKDLSVRIHKCPACGLDMDRDVNAAINMLHRGLEILQKVS